In Pseudonocardia sp. DSM 110487, the sequence GGCAGGCCTGCGGAAGCAGTTCAACAAGGTCTTCCCGACCCACTGGTCGTTCATGCTCGGTGAGGTCGCCCTCTACAGCTTCATCGTGCTGTTGCTCTCGGGCACCTACCTGGCGCTGTTCTTCGACCCCTCCATGGAGGAGGTCACCTACAACGGCGCGTTCGAGAACCTGCGCGGCATCCACATGTCGCGGGCGTACGAGAGCTCGCTGCAGATCTCGATGGAGGTCCGGGGCGGGCTGTTCGTCCGGCAGGTGCACCACTGGGCTGCGCTGCTGTTCATGGCCGCGATGGTCGTGCACATGTTCCGCACGTATTTCACCGGCGCCTTCCGCAAGCCGCGCGAGGCCAACTGGGTGATCGGCGTGCTGCTGCTGTTCCTGGGCTTCTTCGCCGGGTTCACGGGCTACTCGCTGCCCGACGACCTGCTGTCCGGCACGGGCCTGCGGATCGCATCGGGCTTCATGCTCGCCGTCCCGGTGCTCGGCACGTGGTCGCACTGGGCGATCTTCGGTGGCGAGTTCCCGGGCACCGAGATCGTCCCGCGGCTCTACATCGTGCACGTGCTGCTCATCCCGGGCATCCTGCTCGCGCTGATCGCGGTGCACGTCGGGCTGGTCTGGTACCAGAAGCACACGCAGTTCCCCGGCCCCGGCCGCACCGAGGGCAACGTCGTCGGCGTGCGGATCCTGCCGGCGTTCGCCGCGAAGGGCGGCGCGTTCTTCGCGGTCACCGTCGGCGTCACGGGGATCATGGGCGGGCTGTTCCAGATCAACCCGATCTGGAACTTCGGCCCGTACAACGCGGCTCACGTGTCCGCGGGTTCCCAGCCCGACTGGTACGTGCTGTTCACCGAGGGGATGCTGCGGATCTTCCCGCCGTGGGACATCTACATCGGGGACTACAACATCCCGCCCGCGTTCTGGGCGAGCCCCGCGTTCCTCCCGATCCTCTACACGCTCGCGGGCGCATACCCGTGGATCGAGCGGAAGTTCACCAAGGACAACGCCCTGCACAACCTGCTGCAGCGCCCGCGTGACGTGCCGGTGCGCACGTCGCTGGGCGTCATGGGCATCTCCTTCTACACGGTGCTGGTGCTGTCGGGAAGCAACGACCTGATCGCGTACTTCTTCGACATCTCGCTCAACGCCACCACGTGGGCGGGCCGCATCGGGGTACTGGTGGTCCCGCCGATCGCGTACTGGGTGACGTACCGGATCTGCATCGGCCTGCAGCGGGGCGACCGTGCGGTGCTCGAGCACGGCATCGAGACCGGCGTCATCAGGCGCCTGCCGCACGGTGAGTTCATCGAGGTGCACCAGCCCCTCGGCGGCGTCGACGACCACGGCCACGCGATCCCGCTGGAGTACCAGGGCGCCCCGGTGCCCAAGCGGATGAACCAGCTCGGCATGGGCGGTGCGCCGGTCCCCGGCTCGCTGCTCACGCCGGACCCTGCCGCGGAGACCGCCGCCCTGGAGCAGGCCCGGCACGAAGAGGCCGAGCGGGAGGCGGCGGCCCGCAACGGGCACCAGCCCGCCGAGGTCGCCACCCGCACCGAGCAGCGCGAGGCGATCGGCCAGCAGTAAGGCAGTCCAGAACGAATCGAAGGCCCCGCCGGGCAACCGGCGGGGCCTTCGTCATTTGACGGCACCAGTTACTACGATCTCGTATATTCTGATTTCGTGACTTCGCCCTCCGCGTCCCGCGGTTCTGCGCTGCTCGCACTGCAGCGCGCCACGCACGCCACCCTGCAGATCCTCATGTCCGAGCTGGTCGACCTCGATCTCACCGCGTCGGAGGTCAACGCCCTGGCGATCCTGGCCGACGGTCGGGGCCGCACAATCTCCGAGCTCGGCGCCGCTGCCGGCAGCCGTCCGACCACGCTGACCAGCGTGCTGGACCGGCTGGAGCGCCGGGGCCACATCGCGCGCGGCGCCCGCCCGGGCGACCGCCGGGTCGTGGTCATCGAGCTGACCCCCACCGGCCGCCTTGCCGCCGACACCATCCGGCAGACCCTGGCTGCGATGGAGTCCCGCGCGCTCGACGGCTTGCCCGACGAGTCCATCGCCGCCTTCCACACCGTCCTGCGCGCTCTGGCCGAGGTGCCGTCATGACCGAGAAGGTCTTCGACGAGCTGATGGCGGCGGCAACAGCGGCCGCCGGCACCTTCGGACACCGCGAGCACGTCCACCTGACCTGGCTCGCGGTGCGTCGCGTCGGTATGCCCGCCGCTGTCGCGCTGGTCAGTGACGGTATCCAGCGCACGGCACGCTACGCGGGAGCGCCCCAGAAGTACCACGCCACGATCAGCCGGGCGTGGGTGGAGCTGGTGGCCCACCACGCGGCAGAGCGCGAGGAGCCGGACTTCGACACGTTCGCCGGGCGGCATCCTGCGCTCCTCGACAAGCGCCTGCTCACCCGGTTCTACCGGTCCACGACGCTCGCCGGCGCACAGGCCCGCACCGGTTGGGTGGAACCCGACCTCTCCCCCTTCCCGTGGAAGGTCAGCGACCTTAGAGCCTCGGCGAGCAGCACGGCCAGGTACAGCACGAGGTAGGCGTCCGGCCAGACCGAGATCAGGCCGGTGGCGGGGATCGGGCCGACGACCGGGCCAGGCAGGGCCGTGACCACCGCGACGGTCGCGGCGAGCACACCCGCCAGCCCCGCCGCCGCCCAGCGGTCGCCTGCCAGCACCCGGCCGCCGAGCAGCACGGCGAGGGGGACGACCCACACGTAGTGGTGCGACCACGCGAACGGCGCCAGCGCCGCGGAGGCGAGCCCGCAGAGCGTCACCGCGAGCACCTCCTCCCCCGCACGGTGCGCCCGCACGGCCAGCACGATCGTCACGGCCCCGAGCGCGGCGGCCGTCACGAGCCATGGCAGTCCCTCGGCGCCGAGGCGGGCGAGCAGCCCGTTCAGCGCGTGGTTGCTGGGTCCCGCGACGTCGGAGATCCGGTTCGCCGCGAGGAAGGTGCCGTCGAACCAGAACGCCGCCGAGTCGGCGGGCGCGAACAGGAACCCGAGCCCGGCCGCCGCAACGAAGGTCGCGAGGGCCGTGGCCGCCGCCCGCCACCTCCGGGTGGCCGCCAGGTACACGACGAACAGCAGCGGCGTCAGCTTCACGGCCGCCGCGAGGCCGATGCCCACGCCGCGCAGGCGGCTCCCGGGCCTGCCCAGGAGGTCTCCGACCACGAGGGCGAGCAGCACGATGTTGATCTGCCCGAGGTAGAGGGTGGTGCGCACCGGGTCGAGCGCCGTCGCGACCACCGCGAGCAGCACGACCACGGGCCACCCCGCCCGGGGCACGCACCGGTGCACGACGAAGGCGATGAGCGCCACGCCCGCGGCCGTCCACAGCACCTTGAGCAGGTCCAGCGGCAGCAGCGCGAGCGGCGCGAACAGGACCGCGGCGAACGGCGGGTAGACGAACGGCAGGTCCAGCAGCACCCCGCCCGCGTACAGCGGGGCGCCGTCGAGCACGTGCTCCCCGCCCGCGCGGTAGACCTGCAGGTCGATCAGCAACGCGTGCGCGTCGGGCCACAGAACGAACACCACGGCCTGCGCGACGAGCACCAGCGCGGCGGCCCCGATGAGGAGGCCCGCGGGCATTTTCACTCGGGGAGGTCGAACTCGCCCGCGTCCACGCCCTTCACGAACGCGTCCCACTCGGCGGCCGTGTACACGTGCGGCTCACAGTCCGGGTCGTTGGCGCGGCGCAGCGCCGCACCGCCGTCGGGCAGCCGGGCGATCTCGACGGCGTCGTCACCGCTGCTGGTCCTGCTGCGCATCCAGACGACGTCCTCGGGCACGCGCGAAGTCATGAGTGGTCGAACTCCCCGTTCCGGACAGCGTTGAGGAAATCCCGCCAAGAAGTGGCGGAGTGCAGGTGGGGGGCGCGGGCACGGTCCTTGGTGTCGCGGACGGCCACACCGGTCGGGGTCGGGGCGACCTCGACGCAGCTGCCGCCGTTCTCGCCGCTGAAGGTACTCGTGCGCCACTCAAGGCGATCCCAATGCACGGCGCCACCTTCCTGATCACAGCTCCCCAGCGATGCGCTGGATGACCTCTCGCGACTCCACCGGGGCCAGCGCGAGGGTCCGCAGCCTCTCGAATTTGAGTCTAGCCAGCGTGACGGCCGGTTCCTTCTCCAGGTGGGTGGCGCCGAGGGCGTGCTCGACGTAGGCCATGTCGGGCTCACCGAGATCGCCGAAGCTGAGTATGTAGAAGCCCGACGCGAGCGACGGATGCGCGCCTCGTCCCATGGGAAGCACCTGCAGGGAGACGGTCGGCAACTCACTCGCGATCAGCAGATGCTCCATCTGAGCCCGCGACGTGGCCCTGCCACCGACGGGATTGCGGAGCACAGCCTCATCGATGATCGCCACGAGCTGGAGCGGGTCGTCGTCGGACTCCAGGCGCTCCTGCCGAATCATGCGTACCTGGATGTCGCGCTCGCGCTCGTCGGCGGAGCGGGGCAGCGGCGAGGCCTCGTACAGGGCGCGGCTGTAATCGGCGACCTGCAGCAGGCCCGGCACGAACCCCGCCGCGTACTCCTGCACCTGCGTCGCCTCGGTCTCGTAACCCACGTAGGAGTTGTCGCCCAGTCCGTAGGCCCGGTACCAGCCCGGTTTCGCCGCCTCCCGCGCCAACTCGAGCATCTCGGCCCACTCGTCCCCGGCGTCGTACAGGTCGAGCATGCTCTTGACCAGGTGCACATCGGCCTTCTGCTGCCCGTTCTCGATCCGGCTGAGCCTGCTCGCCGACGTGTCCAGCGCGGGTGCCGCCTCGTCCAGCGTCAGCCGGGCCCCCTCCCGCAACTTCCGCAACCTGCGTGCCAGGATGCGTCGTCTGATCGACGCCCCGTTCCGCTTCGCCCCCATGCGCCCTCCGCGTCCGGCCGATGACCGATCGTGGCATCGGGAACGGGACAGGTGGGATTCCCACTCCACTGATCATTCCGAGATCCCCCTCAGCGCCCTCGCAAGGGCGACCAGCCGCAGTTCGGATCGATCAGCACCGTGCCCAGCCGGGCGCCGCGGTCACCGGGTCGTGGTGATCTTTCTATCGTCGCGGTATTGACCTCCCGTGCCCGCAGGATCACGCTGGGTGCTCAGGGGTGCGGTGGGAGCGAGCAGGAAGGTCCGATCGGGGTGTTCGCGGCTGAGGTCGATGGTTGCCCGGGCGACGGGTACGTCGCCGTGCGGGTGGCCGGCGACGTCGACACGGGCACCCGGGCCGCCCTCACCGACGCGCTGGAACGAGCACTGGCCGTCGGCTCCCGATCGGTCCTCGTCGATCTCACGGGCGTGCAGTACTTCGCCGCCGCCGGGGTGCACTGCGTCGAGCGCGCGGTGGGTGCGCTCGAAGCACGCGGCGGCGCGGCACACGTGGTCTGCCCCCAGCCCGGGGCGGCGTGGCGGGTGGTGTCGCTGCTCGGGCTGCAACGCCAGTGGCTGGTGCACCAGGATCTCGAGGCCGCTGTCGCGGGCTGCATCTCGCGCCAGTAGGAGTTGTGCTCCACTCATCCCATGAAGGTCGACGCGATGCTGCGGGGCACGGGGCTGGCTGAGCTGGCGGCGGAGGCGCGGGAGCGGGAGGCCGCCGGGATCGACGGCCTGTGGAGCTACGAGGGCCCGCACGACCCGTTCCTGCCGCTGATGCCGGTGGCCGAGCACACCTCCCGGTTGGCGGTGGGCACCGCGATCGCGGTCGCCTTCGCCCGCAACCCGATGACCACGGCCTACGTCGCGAACGACCTGCAGGTCCACTCGAAGGGCCGGTTCCTGCTCGGCCTGGGCAGCCAGGTGAAGCCGCACATCGAGCGCCGCTTCGCGATGCCATGGAGCCACCCGGCGCGCCGCATGCGCGAGTACGTGCAGGCGCTGCACGCCATCTGGGCCGCGTGGGAGACCGGTGAGCGGCTGGCGTTCCGCGGCGAGTTCTACGCCCACACCCTGATGACGCCGTTCTTCTCCCCGGCACCGAGCCCGTACGGGCCGCCTGCCGTGTACCTGGCCGCCGTCGGCGACCAGATGACACGGGTGGCGGGCGAGGTCTGCGACGGGCTGCTCCCCCACGCCTTCACCACCGAGCGCTACCTGCGCGAGCGCACCCTCCCGGTCCTGGAGGAGGGGCTCGCGGCGAGCGGGCGCAGCAGGGCCGAGTTCGCGATCGCGTTCTCCGGGTTCGTCGTCTCCGGGGCCACCGAGGAGGAGACGGCCGCCGCCGCGCGCGGCGTGCGCGAGCAGATCGCCTTCTACGGCAGCACGCCCGCCTACCGCCGGGTGCTCGACCTGCACGGCTGGGGCGAGCTGGGCGACGAGCTCAACCGCCTCTCCCGCAGCACGGACGCCGAGCGCTGGCAGCGCATGGGCGAGCTGATCGACGACGAGGTGCTGGGCACGTTCGCCGTGGTCGCGGAGCCGGACCGGCTGGGGGACGCGATCCTGCACCGCTTCGGCGGCCTCGTCGACCGGTTCACCTTCTACGCCCCCTACGAGCACAAGCCCACCCTGTTCGCGCCCGCCACGGAGGCGCTGCAGCGGGAGTGATCGCCCGGCGGACGTGTTGGGCGATCACTCGCGGGTACGACGCCCCCCGGAACGTGTCGTCGTCACGCAGGGGGAGGCGGTGTCTGTCGTAGCCGCGGGGCAACGGGCCCCGATGGGTGTGGTCCTCGAGTACACGGAGCTCGGTCGGGACGTCCGATGGCGGCCAGGGGAGCGCCTCGAGCAGCTGTTCGAGGAACAGCGCGACCGGATGCCAGAGGCGCACCTCGCGGTGGATGCCGCGGACGAGACGCTGACGTACCCGCAGCTGGACGCCAGGGCCAACCGGATGGCCCGGTACCTCCTCGACATCGGGGTCGGCCCGGGTGACCGTGTCGCGTTGCTCGTCGACCGGGCGGTGCAGGCCTACGTGGGGATGCTGGCCGTGCTGAAGGCAGGCGCCGCGTACGTCCCGCTCGACCCCGGGTTCCCGCGGGACCGCCTGTCCTACATCGTGACGGACGCGGGCGTGGGCGTGGTGCTGTCGGTCGAGCACCTGCTCCCCCACCTCGGGGAGGTCGATGCGGACGTCGTGTGCCTCGACACCGTCGCAGCCGAGATCGAGGCGTACGACGACACCCGGCCACCCGCGTCCGAGGACCGGCCGAAGAACGACGTCGCGTACGTCATCTACACCTCGGGATCCACGGGACGGCCCAAGGGCGTCGCGATCGAGCACGCGAGCATCTGCAACTTCGTCCGCGTCGCCGCGCAGGTGTACGGCGTGCGCCATGACGACCGGATGTACCAGGGCCTGACGATCGCGTTCGACTTCTCGGTCGAGGAGATCTGGGTGTCCTGGATGGTGGGGGCGACACTCGTGCCCAGACCGTCCGGCCCGAGCCTGCTCGGACCCGAACTGCGGGAGTTCCTCACCGAGCGGCGGGTCACCGCCATGTGCTGCGTGCCGACGCTGCTCGCCACACTCGACGAAGACCTCCCCGACCTGCGCTTCCTGCTCGTCTCCGGGGAGGCGTGCCCGCACGACCTGATCGTGCGCTGGCACCGCAACGGCAGGCGGTTCCTCAACGTCTACGGCCCGACCGAGACGACGGTGACCGCGACGTGGACCGTCGCCGACCCGGACCGGGCGGTGACGATCGGGGTGCCGTTGCCCACCTACTCGATCGTCGTGCTCGACCAGGACGACCCGCACCACGCGCTGCCACCCGGCGAGGTCGGCGAGATCGGCATCGCCGGGATCGGGCTGGCCAGGGGCTATCTGAACCGCGACGACGCCACCGCGAACGCGTTCGTGCCGGACTTCATCGGCATCCCGGGCAACCCGTCCGGCCGGATCTACCGCACGGGGGACCTCGGCCGGGTGAACGCCGACGGGGAGATCGAGTACCTGGGCCGGATCGACCTTCAGGTCAAGATCCGGGGCTACCGGATCGAGCTGACCGAGATCGAGTCCGTGATGCTGCAGGTCCCCGGCGTCGCGCAGGCGGTGGTGGACACCTACGAGGCCGTGCCGGGCACCGTCGAGCTGGTGGGCTACTACAGCACGCGCGACGACGCGGGCGGCCTGGACCCGGCGGAGATCACCGGGCTGCTGCGGGACCGGCTCCCGGCCTACATGGTGCCGACCTACCTGGAGCACCTGCCCGTCATCCCGATGACGACGAGCGACAAGGCGGACCGCAAGCGGCTCCCGCCCCCCACAACCCGCACGGCCGTCGATGAGCGGGAGCACCGCGCTCCGACGACCGGCACCGAGGAGGCCATGGCCGATGCGCTTGCCCGGACCCTCGGGACGGAGCGGGTCTCCGTCGACAGCCACTTCTTCGACGACCTGGGGGCGAACTCGCTGCTGATGGCGCAGTTCGCCACCCGGGTCCGCGAGGAGACGGATCTGGCCCCACCGGCGATGAAGGACATCTACCTCAACCCGACGCTCGCGAAGCTCGCCGCGGTCGTCGGCGACGGTGGGGCGCGGACCGTGTCCACGGAGGAGGTCGACCAGGCCGGGACTTCCCGGTACGTCCTGTGCGGGGCCCTGCAGGTACTCGCCTTCCTCGCCTCGACGGTCGTCATGTCGGGCGTGCTCGTGGTGGGCCTCGAGCTGCTGACCACCGCGAACGGGTTCGTCGACCGATGGCTGCGGGCACTCGCCTTCACCGGCACGAGCTTCGTGGTGCTGACCGCACTCCCGATCGCGGCGAAGTGGCTGCTCGTCGGGCGCTGGAAGGAAGCGGACTTCCCCCTGTGGGGGCTGCGGTACCTGCGCTTCTGGATCGTGAAGCTGCTGGTCCGCGCGAACCCGATGGCGCTGTTCGCCGGGTCTCCCCTCTACAACGCCTACCTGCGCGCGCTGGGTGCCCGCATCGGGAGGAACGTCGTCATCCTGTCCCGCAACGTGCCCGTCTGCAC encodes:
- a CDS encoding MarR family winged helix-turn-helix transcriptional regulator; this encodes MTSPSASRGSALLALQRATHATLQILMSELVDLDLTASEVNALAILADGRGRTISELGAAAGSRPTTLTSVLDRLERRGHIARGARPGDRRVVVIELTPTGRLAADTIRQTLAAMESRALDGLPDESIAAFHTVLRALAEVPS
- a CDS encoding Pls/PosA family non-ribosomal peptide synthetase, encoding MSVVAAGQRAPMGVVLEYTELGRDVRWRPGERLEQLFEEQRDRMPEAHLAVDAADETLTYPQLDARANRMARYLLDIGVGPGDRVALLVDRAVQAYVGMLAVLKAGAAYVPLDPGFPRDRLSYIVTDAGVGVVLSVEHLLPHLGEVDADVVCLDTVAAEIEAYDDTRPPASEDRPKNDVAYVIYTSGSTGRPKGVAIEHASICNFVRVAAQVYGVRHDDRMYQGLTIAFDFSVEEIWVSWMVGATLVPRPSGPSLLGPELREFLTERRVTAMCCVPTLLATLDEDLPDLRFLLVSGEACPHDLIVRWHRNGRRFLNVYGPTETTVTATWTVADPDRAVTIGVPLPTYSIVVLDQDDPHHALPPGEVGEIGIAGIGLARGYLNRDDATANAFVPDFIGIPGNPSGRIYRTGDLGRVNADGEIEYLGRIDLQVKIRGYRIELTEIESVMLQVPGVAQAVVDTYEAVPGTVELVGYYSTRDDAGGLDPAEITGLLRDRLPAYMVPTYLEHLPVIPMTTSDKADRKRLPPPTTRTAVDEREHRAPTTGTEEAMADALARTLGTERVSVDSHFFDDLGANSLLMAQFATRVREETDLAPPAMKDIYLNPTLAKLAAVVGDGGARTVSTEEVDQAGTSRYVLCGALQVLAFLASTVVMSGVLVVGLELLTTANGFVDRWLRALAFTGTSFVVLTALPIAAKWLLVGRWKEADFPLWGLRYLRFWIVKLLVRANPMALFAGSPLYNAYLRALGARIGRNVVILSRNVPVCTDLLTIGDDTVVRKDTFFNGYRVDAGRVRTGSVTIGSDALVSEHAVLDIGSSMGDRTQLGHASSLQTGQAVPDGEPWHGSPAEPSDVDYRRVGPARCGRLRRFLFASAQLAGVLVYAPILPALLLPLITDLPLIARTWSDEVAAGTSAGFYLEALAYTAVLYVGGLVLGLALIMTVPRLLNLGLRPDTVYPLYGIRYWFQRALARATNSRFYTYLFGDSSAIVHYLRTLGYDVGKPLVQSGSNFGVEVRQESPFLSSVGRGTMVSDGLSMMNAEFSSTSFRVRRAALGERSFLGNNIAYPAGGRTGENCLLGTKVMVPLDGEVREGVGLLGSPSFEIPRTVERDHAFDHLETGEERRKRLRAKNRHNAATAGIFLLANFVNLYVVGLVSLFALDNFGRFGVLAVAAATFVSFVVSIAFFVLLERAVTAFRAMRPRFCSIYDPYFWWHERFWKMSAGAYLALFNGTPMKNLLWRALGVRIGHKVFDDGCAIPEKTLVTIGDHASLNAGSTIQAHSLEDGTFKSDYITIGPGCTLGTYAFAHYGVTMQEGSVLDADAFLMKGEDVPPRARYRGNPAREAAVS
- a CDS encoding DUF397 domain-containing protein, coding for MTSRVPEDVVWMRSRTSSGDDAVEIARLPDGGAALRRANDPDCEPHVYTAAEWDAFVKGVDAGEFDLPE
- a CDS encoding helix-turn-helix transcriptional regulator, with amino-acid sequence MGAKRNGASIRRRILARRLRKLREGARLTLDEAAPALDTSASRLSRIENGQQKADVHLVKSMLDLYDAGDEWAEMLELAREAAKPGWYRAYGLGDNSYVGYETEATQVQEYAAGFVPGLLQVADYSRALYEASPLPRSADERERDIQVRMIRQERLESDDDPLQLVAIIDEAVLRNPVGGRATSRAQMEHLLIASELPTVSLQVLPMGRGAHPSLASGFYILSFGDLGEPDMAYVEHALGATHLEKEPAVTLARLKFERLRTLALAPVESREVIQRIAGEL
- a CDS encoding STAS domain-containing protein, yielding MTSRARRITLGAQGCGGSEQEGPIGVFAAEVDGCPGDGYVAVRVAGDVDTGTRAALTDALERALAVGSRSVLVDLTGVQYFAAAGVHCVERAVGALEARGGAAHVVCPQPGAAWRVVSLLGLQRQWLVHQDLEAAVAGCISRQ
- a CDS encoding ubiquinol-cytochrome c reductase cytochrome b subunit; this encodes MSSLTTPTGSGANAKVIGALDELDQRYHPAAGLRKQFNKVFPTHWSFMLGEVALYSFIVLLLSGTYLALFFDPSMEEVTYNGAFENLRGIHMSRAYESSLQISMEVRGGLFVRQVHHWAALLFMAAMVVHMFRTYFTGAFRKPREANWVIGVLLLFLGFFAGFTGYSLPDDLLSGTGLRIASGFMLAVPVLGTWSHWAIFGGEFPGTEIVPRLYIVHVLLIPGILLALIAVHVGLVWYQKHTQFPGPGRTEGNVVGVRILPAFAAKGGAFFAVTVGVTGIMGGLFQINPIWNFGPYNAAHVSAGSQPDWYVLFTEGMLRIFPPWDIYIGDYNIPPAFWASPAFLPILYTLAGAYPWIERKFTKDNALHNLLQRPRDVPVRTSLGVMGISFYTVLVLSGSNDLIAYFFDISLNATTWAGRIGVLVVPPIAYWVTYRICIGLQRGDRAVLEHGIETGVIRRLPHGEFIEVHQPLGGVDDHGHAIPLEYQGAPVPKRMNQLGMGGAPVPGSLLTPDPAAETAALEQARHEEAEREAAARNGHQPAEVATRTEQREAIGQQ
- a CDS encoding glycosyltransferase 87 family protein, whose product is MPAGLLIGAAALVLVAQAVVFVLWPDAHALLIDLQVYRAGGEHVLDGAPLYAGGVLLDLPFVYPPFAAVLFAPLALLPLDLLKVLWTAAGVALIAFVVHRCVPRAGWPVVVLLAVVATALDPVRTTLYLGQINIVLLALVVGDLLGRPGSRLRGVGIGLAAAVKLTPLLFVVYLAATRRWRAAATALATFVAAAGLGFLFAPADSAAFWFDGTFLAANRISDVAGPSNHALNGLLARLGAEGLPWLVTAAALGAVTIVLAVRAHRAGEEVLAVTLCGLASAALAPFAWSHHYVWVVPLAVLLGGRVLAGDRWAAAGLAGVLAATVAVVTALPGPVVGPIPATGLISVWPDAYLVLYLAVLLAEALRSLTFHGKGERSGSTQPVRACAPASVVDR
- a CDS encoding DUF397 domain-containing protein, with the translated sequence MHWDRLEWRTSTFSGENGGSCVEVAPTPTGVAVRDTKDRARAPHLHSATSWRDFLNAVRNGEFDHS
- a CDS encoding TIGR03617 family F420-dependent LLM class oxidoreductase, which translates into the protein MKVDAMLRGTGLAELAAEAREREAAGIDGLWSYEGPHDPFLPLMPVAEHTSRLAVGTAIAVAFARNPMTTAYVANDLQVHSKGRFLLGLGSQVKPHIERRFAMPWSHPARRMREYVQALHAIWAAWETGERLAFRGEFYAHTLMTPFFSPAPSPYGPPAVYLAAVGDQMTRVAGEVCDGLLPHAFTTERYLRERTLPVLEEGLAASGRSRAEFAIAFSGFVVSGATEEETAAAARGVREQIAFYGSTPAYRRVLDLHGWGELGDELNRLSRSTDAERWQRMGELIDDEVLGTFAVVAEPDRLGDAILHRFGGLVDRFTFYAPYEHKPTLFAPATEALQRE